Below is a window of Streptomyces sp. NBC_00223 DNA.
CGCCGAAGCGCGCGTTGAACTCGATGACCCGCACCCCGCGCGAGGTGATCGCCAGCCCCGCGTAGAGCAGCCCGGCGAACGGCGTGCCGCGGCGCCGCAGTTCGTCCACGGTCGGCTGGAGCACGGTCCGCGCGACCTCGTCGACCAGCTTCGGGTCGGCCCACGGCAGCGGCGAATACGCGCCCATACCACCGGTGTTGGGCCCCTCGTCGCCGTCCAGCGCGCGCTTGAAGTCCTGCGCGGGCTGGAGCGGTACGACCGTCTCGCCGTCGGTCACCGCGAAGAGCGAGACCTCCGGGCCGTCGAGGTACTCCTCGATCACCACACGGTCGCAGGCCACCGCGTGCGCCCGCGCGGCCGCCAGGTCGTCCGTGACGACGACGCCCTTGCCCGCCGCGAGCCCGTCGTCCTTGACGACGTACGGCGCCCCGAAGGCGTCGAGCGCGCGGTCGATCTCCTCGGGCGTGGTGCACACGTACGAGCGCGCGGTCGGCACCCCGGCGGCGGCCATCACGTCCTTGGCGAACGCCTTGGAACCCTCCAGCGCGGCGGCCTCTCGCGAGGGGCCGAAGCAGTCGATGCCCCTGTCCCGTACCGCGTCGGCGACCCCGGCGACCAGCGGCGCCTCGGGGCCGACGATCACGAAGTCCGCGCCGATCGTCGCGGCGAGGTCCGCCACGGCGGCGCCGTCGAGGGCGTCGACCGGGTGGAGTTCGGCGACCTCGGCGATACCGGCGTTGCCGGGTGCGCAGTGCAGCGCGGTCACGTCGGGGTCGAGGGACAGGGAACGGCACAGGGCGTGTTCGCGGGCGCCGCCGCCGATGACAAGGACCTTCACGCGCACCAGGGTAGTGGGCGCGGGGTGAGGGGCCGAACCTCACTCTTTC
It encodes the following:
- the purD gene encoding phosphoribosylamine--glycine ligase is translated as MKVLVIGGGAREHALCRSLSLDPDVTALHCAPGNAGIAEVAELHPVDALDGAAVADLAATIGADFVIVGPEAPLVAGVADAVRDRGIDCFGPSREAAALEGSKAFAKDVMAAAGVPTARSYVCTTPEEIDRALDAFGAPYVVKDDGLAAGKGVVVTDDLAAARAHAVACDRVVIEEYLDGPEVSLFAVTDGETVVPLQPAQDFKRALDGDEGPNTGGMGAYSPLPWADPKLVDEVARTVLQPTVDELRRRGTPFAGLLYAGLAITSRGVRVIEFNARFGDPETQVVLARLRTPLAGLLRAAATGQLAEFPVLRWTEGAAVTVVIASYNYPDTPRTGDPISGLDEVAEKDEHAYVLHAGTLTEDGGRIVSAGGRVLSVTATGADLSTARERAYRAVDRVGLDGSHHRKDIAAKAATPTL